A single genomic interval of Arthrobacter sp. NicSoilB8 harbors:
- a CDS encoding DUF3000 domain-containing protein produces MSSLDQVPADFLFALGTLRQARCRSELHLDEIPAPSRLAPFAVALGAEVIGPGGAPAGGAVHGPAAAALARASGSDDVELATGRFILLHDPDGSAVWEGEFRIVTYIRAQLEPEMGNDELLGSVAWTWLVEALDNHQAPYRSAGGTATRVLSESFGTLSDRPDSIDIELRASWTPATPDITSHLEAWSDMVCTFAGLPPLPEGVTPLPRRPRGHA; encoded by the coding sequence GTGAGCTCCCTCGATCAGGTTCCGGCAGATTTCCTCTTCGCCTTGGGGACCCTTCGACAGGCACGGTGCCGCAGCGAACTGCACCTTGACGAAATTCCGGCCCCGTCACGGCTGGCGCCGTTCGCGGTTGCCCTGGGGGCCGAAGTAATCGGCCCGGGCGGTGCCCCCGCCGGCGGCGCGGTCCACGGCCCCGCGGCCGCGGCCCTGGCGCGTGCGTCCGGGAGCGACGACGTCGAACTGGCCACCGGCCGCTTCATCCTGCTCCACGACCCCGACGGCTCCGCCGTGTGGGAAGGGGAGTTCAGGATCGTCACCTACATCCGCGCCCAGCTGGAACCCGAAATGGGCAACGACGAACTCCTGGGATCGGTCGCGTGGACCTGGCTGGTCGAGGCGCTCGACAATCACCAGGCGCCCTACCGCTCCGCCGGCGGCACCGCCACCAGGGTGCTCTCCGAGAGCTTCGGAACGCTGTCGGACCGGCCGGATTCGATCGACATAGAGCTCAGGGCCTCCTGGACCCCCGCCACCCCGGACATCACCTCGCACCTGGAGGCGTGGTCGGATATGGTCTGCACTTTTGCCGGACTGCCGCCGCTGCCCGAGGGCGTCACGCCCCTGCCCCGGCGCCCCCGCGGACACGCATGA
- a CDS encoding low specificity L-threonine aldolase, translating into MTSTVETAPASTAVRLHDPSVRGFASDNYSGVHPEVLAALAAANEGHQVSYGEDEYTARLQQLMEEHFGEGIECFPVFNGTGANVLSLQSLLPRWGAVICASTAHINMDENGAPERIGGIKLLQVPTGDGKLTPALIDQEAWGWGDEHRAQPLAVSITQTTELGTCYTPEEVKAIAEHVHSKGMKLHMDGARLANAAAHLGVPLRAFTRDAGVDILSFGGTKNGLLFGEVVIALNPEAAHGLVYLRKMNMQLASKMRFMSAQFIALLEGDLWLRSASHANAMAARLRAGVEAIPGVELSQKTESNGVFAILPAGVADRLRASFRFYDWNEAAREVRWMCSFDTTEDDVDSFIAAIKRELAAA; encoded by the coding sequence GAGGTCCTCGCGGCCCTGGCTGCTGCCAACGAGGGCCACCAGGTCTCCTACGGCGAGGACGAATACACCGCCCGCCTGCAGCAGCTCATGGAAGAGCATTTCGGTGAGGGGATCGAGTGCTTCCCGGTGTTTAACGGCACCGGCGCCAACGTCCTTTCCCTGCAGTCGCTGCTCCCGCGCTGGGGCGCGGTGATCTGCGCCTCCACCGCCCACATCAACATGGACGAAAACGGCGCACCGGAGCGGATCGGCGGCATCAAGCTGCTGCAGGTCCCCACCGGCGACGGCAAGCTCACGCCTGCGCTGATCGACCAGGAGGCCTGGGGCTGGGGTGACGAGCACCGGGCCCAGCCGCTGGCCGTCTCCATCACCCAGACCACCGAGCTTGGCACGTGCTACACCCCGGAGGAAGTCAAGGCCATCGCGGAGCATGTCCATTCCAAGGGCATGAAACTGCACATGGACGGTGCCCGGCTGGCCAACGCCGCCGCGCACCTGGGCGTTCCGCTGCGGGCCTTCACCCGCGATGCCGGCGTGGACATCCTCTCCTTCGGCGGGACGAAGAACGGCCTGCTGTTCGGCGAAGTTGTGATCGCCCTGAACCCGGAAGCGGCCCACGGCCTGGTCTACCTGCGCAAGATGAACATGCAGCTGGCATCCAAAATGCGGTTCATGTCGGCCCAGTTCATTGCCCTGCTCGAGGGTGACCTGTGGCTGCGCTCGGCCTCACACGCCAACGCCATGGCCGCGCGGCTGCGCGCCGGCGTCGAGGCGATCCCCGGCGTCGAGCTGAGCCAGAAGACCGAGTCCAACGGTGTCTTCGCCATCCTGCCTGCCGGGGTCGCGGACCGGCTGCGCGCGTCCTTCCGCTTCTACGACTGGAACGAGGCGGCCCGTGAGGTTCGCTGGATGTGCTCCTTTGACACCACTGAGGACGACGTTGATTCGTTTATCGCGGCCATCAAGCGCGAGCTCGCTGCCGCCTGA